A stretch of Tripterygium wilfordii isolate XIE 37 chromosome 11, ASM1340144v1, whole genome shotgun sequence DNA encodes these proteins:
- the LOC120009731 gene encoding uncharacterized protein LOC120009731, with the protein MNNNNDSNSQTPTNHPASDPTPIWNSIFQMVQSGIDPRVFASNPAMLQTFLHSQQHYLNPPLVELSSPTPTPISTQCQPTTFPSQVQSTPSVQTVAGPSKRTKKSRTQNDERTPRPPNWKMEEDIDLCKSWVKISTDPTVGTSQDKVSFWLRVWEDFVSRRDGDRSRNEQACESRWGLFHPWVTKWTAIWKQSMEFKPSGFTIQDQERSARSLFLRTYNQNFKYEHCWLILRDCYKWQTYSADSKAGHELGIKKNATCEDPMAMNDFGVNQGGSSGLNVNQTPLFETPLSIPHGTTLNDADSPFQASNGDDANVIERPIGSKSAKSARLRKRGGKTDSSGSVSDSINAGFKGMMENHHRNWSSYMRSMEEHRLKKEEEERRWDAEEREKFDEDRLLSMVAKKSMIYKNRATISSTLINTRRQLRALNQSNPMNNDELEEYEQLKQLVQDLESQLEELRQVDTMDPVSPSRVAGGRGKRAATSDVARRRISDEDWLDLSSG; encoded by the exons ATGAACAACAACAACGATTCCAACTCCCAAACTCCTACAAACCACCCAGCATCAGACCCAACCCCAATCTGGAATTCCATTTTCCAAATGGTACAATCGGGCATAGACCCAAGGGTTTTTGCTAGCAATCCAGCAATGTTACAGACCTTTCTACACAGTCAACAACATTATCTAAATCCCCCACTTGTAGAACTATCCTCACCAACACCTACCCCAATTAGCACTCAATGTCAGCCTACCACATTCCCTTCTCAAGTCCAATCCACACCTTCAGTGCAAACCGTAGCAGGGCCATCGAAACGCACAAAAAAAAGTAGGACTCAGAACGACGAAAGAACTCCGCGGCCTCCTAACTGGAAGATGGAGGAGGATATTgatttgtgcaaatcttgggtCAAGATTAGTACTGACCCAACTGTTGGGACAAGTCAAGACAAGGTTTCATTCTGGTTGAGAGTTTGGGAGGATTTTGTGAGCAGAAGAGATGGGGATAGGTCTAGAAATGAGCAGGCTTGTGAAAGTAGATGGGGTCTCTTTCACCCTTGGGTTACAAAATGGACAGCCATATGGAAACAAAGCATGGAGTTCAAACCTAGTGGGTTCACCATACAAGATCAG GAGCGGTCTGCTAGATCACTATTCCTACGTACATATAACCAAAACTTCAAGTATGAGCATTGTTGGCTGATTCTCAGGGACTGCTACAAATGGCAGACGTATAGCGCAGATAGTAAGGCTGGTCATGAACTAGGTATAAAGAAGAATGCCACATGTGAAGATCCTATGGCGATGAATGATTTTGGAGTTAACCAGGGCGGTTCGTCTGGGTTGAATGTAAATCAAACCCCCTTGTTTGAGACACCATTGAGTATCCCTCATGGCACTACTTTAAATGATGCTGATTCTCCTTTCCAAGCATCAAATGGCGATGATGCTAATGTCATTGAAAGACCGATTGGCTCCAAATCTGCTAAGAGTGCTCGGCTACGGAAGAGGGGCGGGAAGACCGACTCTTCTGGTTCTGTGAGTGATAGTATCAATGCTGGCTTTAAGGGGATGATGGAGAACCACCATCGTAACTGGAGCAGCTATATGCGAAGCATGGAAGAGCATAGGCTtaaaaaagaggaagaggaacGACGTTGGGATGCTGAAGAGCGGGAGAAATTTGATGAGGATAGGTTATTGTCTATGGTTGCTAAGAAGTCCATGATTTATAAAAACAGGGCAACCATCAGTTCAACACTAATCAATACACGAAGACAACTTCGAGCATTGAATCAATCTAATCCCATGAACAATGATGAGCTCGAAGAGTATGAACAACTCAAACAGCTTGTTCAAGATCTGGAATCTCAGCTTGAAG AACTTCGACAAGTGGATACGATGGATCCTGTGAGTCCTTCGCGTGTTGCTGGTGGGCGTGGAAAGCGCGCTGCTACATCAGACGTTGCACGCAGGAG GATCAGCGATGAAGATTGGCTGGATTTATCAAGTGGCTGA